The window TATGTAATTCAATGAACTATTTGTACAGTGAACGACAATATTCACGATGGCCTCTATtggtttgaaatttgaatatatgatgttaccaaattcaaatttgaagtgTTGAATGTGCATATTATAGCTTTTTTCTTACATTTAAGTACATCGCATTTATAATCTAAGTATATAATTAGTTTAATgtgattttttataattatgttttACATTCAGTTTTAGGAGTTTGTTATGGCCCACTGAGATCaagaatttttaaaaatgaacGACTATTTCAAAGTAAAGGAAGAAATATTGGATGATGATGATTCAAACAATGAGAATATGGATGAAGAAGAAAGAGATGAACCTATACTGGGACCTGCGGCTCTTGGTTTACAACGTGTAGGAACAGTTCAGCCTCCCAAATCTGTTGTAACTACACCTAAACAAGTTCTAAATGCCAGAGGTATGCCTGCTAGAATTCGAAAGAAGAACAAACTTTTCTATGATGATGAATTAGTGAACACTCCTCATCATCGTGTACCATCTGCGAAGAAGCAGAAAGTTTCATCTGCACATAAGAAATCCAAAAGTGTAACTCCTGCTAAACAATACAAGGAAAGTGTGAAAACTCCTAAGAAGgtaaaagaaaaatatgtaaGCAATACTCCTTTACCATCTTTACAAAGTCCTGACAAAAAAATCGGACAGAAAATTGGTCTTCGGTTACGAAATCTACTAAAGCTCCCTAAAGCTCATAAGTGGGTATGTTATGAATGGTTTTATAGTGACATAGATAATTGTTTGTTTTCTGGGGAAAATGATTTTAGCATTTGCCTCAAGGAGTcttttcctgaattgaaaactaGGTTTCTGACAAGAGTAGAGTGGACTAAAATAAGAAGAATGATGGGAAAACCTCGAAGGTGTTCTCAAGCCTTTTTCAATGAAGAAAGattagaattagagaaaaaacgaaaaaaaattagagcGCTGCAACAACGTAAAGCAACAGATTTAGCTGGTTTTAAAGATTTGCCATCAGAGATTCCAATGCAGCTTGTAATAGGAACCAAAGTTACTGCTAGGTTGAGGAAACCTCAAGATGGACTTTTCACAGGAAGTATAGATGCGGTAGATACTTCTAATAATACTTATAGAATTACTTTTGAGCGTCAGGGTCTGGGAACGCACTCAGTCCCAGATTATGAAGTTTTATCTAACGAACCACCAGATACTTTATCGCTCTCAAGTTTTCAGAATAAGTTCCGGCCTAGAAATGGATATTCTGCGTCACCTTTTTCAGGAGGTAGTAAAACGCCAACCTACATTAATTTAAGGAATAGAAAGGATCCATTGCTATCTGGAACAACTTTAGAAAAACCTATAATAGCACAGAATGATCTGAAAATTGGTGGTTTTCCTGTcaaattattggaaaaaattgtgTTGGttacaaaaattctcaatattaaaaaaaccaaGGTTAAGGCTTTGGGCGTGTTGAATGCTAAAGCTGAAAAACAACAGTTATACGATCTTGAAATTTCAGAAGATTTTCAGAAGGAATATGCTAGTGTCTTAACtgatttagaaaaattaaatCATGATCTCCAAATTAACTTGGATGAAATTCAAAGTCATTGTCATCAAATTGCTCCAGAACCGAGTGTTGCGGCTATGCTAGTACCTAGTCATTTACGGGAAAAATGTAGAGAAGATGCTATGGAATTAGTGCAAAGACACAACAGTTCTACCGACAAAGCAATGGCAAACGAGCAAATCTACGATCTGATTACAGATTTAACGGCTCTAATGCTCCAAGTGAAAAGTTTAGCAGATTCCGACCAAAATGCTTATGAACTCCAAGTTTTACAAGGAACCATGGAacaaattaaaagaaaattgaGCCCCAAGAGTCAGGAGGTATTTGAGAATCATGTGGAGATTTATATGAAGCATATACAGATAGGTTTAGGCCAAGTTAAATTGAAACCGGAAATTTCTAGCCCGACTCCTCTTAAAACTTATTAACTTTATTAGCTCCAAATAATTATGCACGGAATTGTTTTTTTACATGTGTCTGTTTTATAAATTAGCATTTGCaacaataatcatttgaattttcgatTTCTATGGTCTTAactgaatgaaaattattgattttagttactgtataaatttttttcaataatttattatctTCGAATTGATGAaagtaaaataatttatttcccaaaaatttttttagattCAAGTATCATTCGCCTCTTTCATTAATTCAATGATCGATCTATCATCTACTTCATTTTGTTGTTGCAAAATGCAGCAACGTAAATCACCTAGCTAACAGAAACTTAATTTAGAGTATTTATTTAAGTGATAACGGTGGattcagaaaatatttgaaGAGTTCGGTCAAGATTTCCTCAAGTCAAGCTGTATAAAGAAAGGtcaatcaaattattttttattgaagacaCAGTACTATAATAATTCGCTGCATAAATATCTTGTATTCATTATGAAAAGTTTTATTTGTGCAATATTCTACACAAAGTTAAAAAATATACGGAAAATCATGaatatgtatatttatttaaaaaaaatgactgaATAGTGCATTGTACAAGTTTTTTTCTGTAATTATTTGACAGATATTTTAAGTCTCTATTTTTTGTAGGCCTTGTATATACTTAGATATTTATAAAGCAATTGTTGGAGTGATGTATATatcatatatatgtatataaatggAAATtataaggttttaatttttttttctgaaatttgagAGATATGTTTgttaatgaaatattcttgCTTTGTACAATGTTTATGTATATTGATTGAATATGTGTGTAagcaaaatgaattttttttaatataattctTCCAGagattaaatttatcaattaatacttCTCATTCCCTTAATTGTTATTCTGTGTATAAAGAACAAAATTTGACTAGACAGTTTTTGTCAAAATGATTATCGACCTAATGTAATTGACAAGTATCCAATTTAAAATTATGGGTATGCGACTATTTCGAAAGATTCTTTCAAGTAAAAATTCCAGAGACATCTTCACTAATCACCGAACCAATCCTGTTAAAAAACCTGGacaaattcagaaaaacaaaaatataggcagtagatttaatcaaaatctcagTTTTTTCCCTTCTGGAAAGTACTCCTCTTGTTCTTCAAGTTCAGAGCAGGATCAAACAGGAAGACATCAATTTCATCCAGACATTGAAAAAGCTATAAATCAGCAAATTTTAACAGAATTCACTGCAAGTTATACGTATCTTTCGATGTCTGTATTCTTCGGTAGAACTAATATTGCTTTGCCTGGATGCCAAGGTTTTTTCTACAACATGTATTTAGAGGAAATAGATCACGCAGTGGTTTTCATGAATTACCAACTTATGCGAGGAGGGCAAGTTATTTTATGTGCAATTGAAGCTCCAGAAAAAGATTGGGGAACTATAGATAAAGCTTTCTGTGCAGGACTTCAACTTGAAGAATCAGTTAAAGAGGTATATATTTATTATCCAGGAAGAATTGCCTTTATGCAGAACACGCaccttttttgaaaaaaagctGAATTTCCGATAGAACATTTTCTGTATCAATCAGAATATTCATcccaaattttatcaaaatcttACTAGCAGAATGTAAAATATTGAGCTTCCGGAAATTTTACATTTGCGCATGCTATACTCGCACCCTTCATCTAAAAAAGATGTTTTTTGTAAGGTATTATCAACAGTATTGTAAAAATGAGGTATTACAAATTTAAATCAAAGTTATTCAGAAATGGTCTGAAATCGAAGACCAAAAATGTTTCATCCCAAATATTTCTTGACCTCGATTCGGAAGCAATAACAATCAAATTTGTAATGTTTGTCCAAGTGAATAACTTTTATAATCTAATCATTTATCAACAAGAATGGAAGTATCTTTTAACTCATAGATGGTTCTtccaaaattgttgaaaaaaacttCCTCACAGTGATTTTCTGTTATAGAAAATTGACTGCCTTACCATGGAAGCCGAAAAACATCATGATCATCAATTGGTAGATTTTTTGACATCACAATATCTTAAAGAACAGGTttgtatttatttaaaaaaaattaatttttgcttAAGTAATTTTTGTAGAACGAATGTATTCAAAAAATGGGAAGACTTCTTATAAGAGCCCGAAAGATGATAAAAGATCCAAATGGAGAATTTCTCTTCGACAGACAGTTGTTCTTGAATTATGTTAAAGATAAAAATTTAATGTTTCTTACACATATACCTGATGCAGAAGacaaagaatataaataaaaaagtaTTCTTGCTTTTgacttttttttataaattttggaaTAAAAGATTTTTGTACTTTAATAAAGGCTCCTTCCATGGCGACGCTAGAGGGGGCCCTCCTTGAAATATCTGATCAGCAAAAAAtgcgtgaagttatctccagaaacaaatgagttatacagaaaaagagaaaatctcgattttcagttttttcgagatatctcgggaaccattggagatattttggatctgttaacaccaatacactaatccctaaataacgtaacttttttgtaatttaagccaccctgtatctctaacggttttcgatatccctgtagtgccattctaaatagttctaaccctgtatatcactAAGAGGAGAAACACTTGAGCAATAATTTGATATTGAATGCCATATTTGGTATGCCTAAAGTGGTTCGATTTTCCAAATTTCTGCTTTGCTCATGCCCAGAAATGAGAAATACCTGGGATCTCAATATTTCTGGTATATCTCAggtttttttaaaaataatttatatgctGCTTTTTCATTCAATAGTATTACTAGACTGAAAATAACATAGTATGAAGTGTATTCTTTTTGAGAGTGAATAACGAGAAAGTATAAGCAGAGAATTTTGCACTGAATTGAAGAACCAAAGGTTTTTGTCTGTAATAATGgagaatttcaaataaatcttgctgaatatgaaattttgcatcccATTTTAACGCTAATGATGGTCAAGTGTCCCtaaagaaaaaatacaaaatagggataaaattaataagaaataattgaaataaactattttatttaattatattttaaaaaaatatacaacttaCAGGttgtttcatcgaaaaaatgatGATAATCGACTTTAAAGAGAATCCATTTAATTGATCTGAGTAAATGAGGGGTCTGTGAGGaattattttagttcttcaGATCTTGAATTCATATACATAGGGATGAATATGAATCAAATAATCTTGTTTATAatcgaattttaaaaataacTCATTAGGTTAATTCAACAGAaagaaaattttcgaataaaataaaCCTCAGACTTTATGAAACATTGTTAAGCAATTCAGAATGAATACAAACTATTTTCTGATTAACGATCTTTCAAAAGACTCCAGGCTTTTAGTTTTCCTGTacataattgaaaaagaaataatatttaagatTAATCGACAGAAAGCAGTATACAATattcaacaaatacataagTCAACATTTTCTTTCTTCACttgaaatgattgaatttcTACTTCTTATGTTTTTCTAGAGTTTCATGTAGTTGATCGGCATCTTCGCCAGTCTTTACTTTGATCAAAACAGGAATCGGAGGAGGTTTAGATTCAGGTGTCGGTATACAGACAATCATAACATTATTTTTACCCACCCTTTGAGTTGGTATACTCTTGGATAAAATGAAATTGCAAAGAACATTTGCTAAAGAGTTATGTGCCCTAACTATAACTTGAACTTTGTCTGAATCTGGAACTGGTTTTAAAATGAGGTTTCCAACACCTTTTTCCACAAAATTACCATCTTTCTTAACGAATAACTTGCAACGTATTGTGTAGAATTGACCTTCTTCTTCAACTTCCTTAACCTCAACTTTTGGTGGTTCTTCTGATTCCTCTTCATCTGCATTCCCCTGATCATTTGCTGGCGTGTTCGAAGGAACACTTCCGAAGTTTATTGCACCAGTAGATGGAGGCGTAGGATTTGCAGCAAAATTAAACCCACCACCAAATCCGGTACTATTACCTCCAAAACTAAATGAAGGCGCCTTAGCATCTTTAACTTCACTTGTTGATGGATTACCAAATTTAAAAGGAACTTGATCAGTTTTACTTGTAGATACATTGGTTGAGACATTTGTAGGACCGAATTTGAATGTGCTTGCTGGTGAAGCTGCTTGGATTTTTTCACTGGAATTATCATTGGTAGAATTAGAAGCACCAAATTTGAATAGAGAAGCTGATGGTACCTCAATTTTACATGAAGTAGAATTTTTATCAACAGATGCAGAAGTAGTATTTTTATCAACAGGTGTAGAACTAAACTTGAAAGTATTCATTGCAGTAGTTGTCTCATTTTTATTTAGGCTAGAAGTGAAATTGAatcctttattttcattttgtttgttattttgaatatttaatacATTACTGTCAGTTTTATggtattctttttcaatttcatcaaagaATTTTTCATAATCTTTGAATATAGGTTGCAAATTTATCAGAGGATTGTTTTCAACATGATTATTAATCCATTTGGCAACACTTTCATTCAAGCCTTTCAATCTAGCATAGTAGTGATCAAGATTATCAGTGGTCTTTTCATTTTGTATGTTTGTTTtgtcttttttattttcactaGGTTGTAATTTTTCGGAATTATTGCTGTTTCCAAAGCTGAACATAGATGAACCAGCAGTTTTATTATCCACTTTCGATATGCCATCTCCAAAGCTAAACATTTGCTTACTTTTATCTTCACTATTGTGGTTGTTATTTTCTGAAGATGAGCTTTTAGTAATTTCTGTTGTCTCGGCTTTTTTACCAAAGGAAAATAATGAGGATGCTTCTAATTTTCCATCTTGATTATTCAACTTATTATTTACTCCATTTGTTTTTGATGTATCAGCTTTCATTTCTGACAAGAAACTGAACAACTGATTAGCCGGTTGATGTGATTTAGAAGTGAGATTAGCCAAATTTGCTGAATTGAAGGCATTAATTGTTCCTtcctacaaataaaaaaaattaacctcaATATTTAATTCGTCACTAAACTCACCAAAGTACATAAATCATGTTTAACAATTTTGAGATGATTCTTTATTAAAAAAAGTTAAATCAAGCAATAGAAAGTTAACATGTGGTATTATGGATCAGAATGAGGACacacataaataaaatatatttacctCAGGCGATTTTGCGATTCTTCGTTTGGCTGTTTTAAAAACTCGTTTTTTCAAGACTTCCTCAGAAGCTCTAGTGTATACGCCGCTTTCTTCAGAAGGATCTTCTTGATCCCAATTATCCCTATTCAGTTCAGAAGTTGCTCTCCTTTTTCCAGCCATTTAGAACGGAAAAATTTTATTACATAAAGAAACTACTTTGAGGTTAAATAAATTCCAAACAACCTGTTGGACAACATACGACTAAATTgttgataaatattttcaagattatGGGAATCTGGCACTCTAATAACTTGAGGTGGTTATCTTTtgagaaattaattgaataatttcttcaGTAGGAAACATAAAAACATTATGAATTGTGATGAAGCGactcaaaattattcaatgacTCCCATTGGTTCTATTAGAAACGAAGTAGAGTTACCAACATATTTTGGAGCAAAGTAATTCGCTAAAAATATCCAAAGGTGAAGCCACTTTCACacggaaaattttttaattccgaTTCGTACATAGAGACGTTGGACTAGATTATTACGAATCATGAAAAAGATAAAATTTTATTACTCTGTAAAAAAGTCGAATTGCTGAATAATCAATCCATCGATATAAGATTATAAGATTTAATTTcacaaataacaaaatattatctCAAATCGAAAATCTGATGATTGTTATATCGTGAGTTAACTTGTTTCGTATCGAAAAAATCGGGTTGACTTTCTATATttgcatttattttattattcacttcataaagaaggaaataaggAACCATGGTCAGAGCCGATGGTAGCCAAACTGTTGCCCTACTCTGAGACAAAAACCAATTTTAAATTGTTGGTTTGGATCTTCCA is drawn from Harmonia axyridis chromosome 7, icHarAxyr1.1, whole genome shotgun sequence and contains these coding sequences:
- the LOC123684278 gene encoding protein lin-9 homolog, translating into MNDYFKVKEEILDDDDSNNENMDEEERDEPILGPAALGLQRVGTVQPPKSVVTTPKQVLNARGMPARIRKKNKLFYDDELVNTPHHRVPSAKKQKVSSAHKKSKSVTPAKQYKESVKTPKKVKEKYVSNTPLPSLQSPDKKIGQKIGLRLRNLLKLPKAHKWVCYEWFYSDIDNCLFSGENDFSICLKESFPELKTRFLTRVEWTKIRRMMGKPRRCSQAFFNEERLELEKKRKKIRALQQRKATDLAGFKDLPSEIPMQLVIGTKVTARLRKPQDGLFTGSIDAVDTSNNTYRITFERQGLGTHSVPDYEVLSNEPPDTLSLSSFQNKFRPRNGYSASPFSGGSKTPTYINLRNRKDPLLSGTTLEKPIIAQNDLKIGGFPVKLLEKIVLVTKILNIKKTKVKALGVLNAKAEKQQLYDLEISEDFQKEYASVLTDLEKLNHDLQINLDEIQSHCHQIAPEPSVAAMLVPSHLREKCREDAMELVQRHNSSTDKAMANEQIYDLITDLTALMLQVKSLADSDQNAYELQVLQGTMEQIKRKLSPKSQEVFENHVEIYMKHIQIGLGQVKLKPEISSPTPLKTY
- the LOC123684280 gene encoding ferritin-like → MGMRLFRKILSSKNSRDIFTNHRTNPVKKPGQIQKNKNIGSRFNQNLSFFPSGKYSSCSSSSEQDQTGRHQFHPDIEKAINQQILTEFTASYTYLSMSVFFGRTNIALPGCQGFFYNMYLEEIDHAVVFMNYQLMRGGQVILCAIEAPEKDWGTIDKAFCAGLQLEESVKEKIDCLTMEAEKHHDHQLVDFLTSQYLKEQNECIQKMGRLLIRARKMIKDPNGEFLFDRQLFLNYVKDKNLMFLTHIPDAEDKEYK
- the LOC123684340 gene encoding nuclear pore complex protein Nup50 isoform X1 codes for the protein MAGKRRATSELNRDNWDQEDPSEESGVYTRASEEVLKKRVFKTAKRRIAKSPEEGTINAFNSANLANLTSKSHQPANQLFSFLSEMKADTSKTNGVNNKLNNQDGKLEASSLFSFGKKAETTEITKSSSSENNNHNSEDKSKQMFSFGDGISKVDNKTAGSSMFSFGNSNNSEKLQPSENKKDKTNIQNEKTTDNLDHYYARLKGLNESVAKWINNHVENNPLINLQPIFKDYEKFFDEIEKEYHKTDSNVLNIQNNKQNENKGFNFTSSLNKNETTTAMNTFKFSSTPVDKNTTSASVDKNSTSCKIEVPSASLFKFGASNSTNDNSSEKIQAASPASTFKFGPTNVSTNVSTSKTDQVPFKFGNPSTSEVKDAKAPSFSFGGNSTGFGGGFNFAANPTPPSTGAINFGSVPSNTPANDQGNADEEESEEPPKVEVKEVEEEGQFYTIRCKLFVKKDGNFVEKGVGNLILKPVPDSDKVQVIVRAHNSLANVLCNFILSKSIPTQRVGKNNVMIVCIPTPESKPPPIPVLIKVKTGEDADQLHETLEKHKK
- the LOC123684340 gene encoding nuclear pore complex protein Nup50 isoform X2, with amino-acid sequence MKADTSKTNGVNNKLNNQDGKLEASSLFSFGKKAETTEITKSSSSENNNHNSEDKSKQMFSFGDGISKVDNKTAGSSMFSFGNSNNSEKLQPSENKKDKTNIQNEKTTDNLDHYYARLKGLNESVAKWINNHVENNPLINLQPIFKDYEKFFDEIEKEYHKTDSNVLNIQNNKQNENKGFNFTSSLNKNETTTAMNTFKFSSTPVDKNTTSASVDKNSTSCKIEVPSASLFKFGASNSTNDNSSEKIQAASPASTFKFGPTNVSTNVSTSKTDQVPFKFGNPSTSEVKDAKAPSFSFGGNSTGFGGGFNFAANPTPPSTGAINFGSVPSNTPANDQGNADEEESEEPPKVEVKEVEEEGQFYTIRCKLFVKKDGNFVEKGVGNLILKPVPDSDKVQVIVRAHNSLANVLCNFILSKSIPTQRVGKNNVMIVCIPTPESKPPPIPVLIKVKTGEDADQLHETLEKHKK